The following proteins are co-located in the Novosphingobium sp. 9U genome:
- a CDS encoding ankyrin repeat domain-containing protein: MSMVVAAGIVGSAWIGAAAQPSAEVMTAQARARRAYWNGCLRYEDEAVRAQAPAQIAAYQRIERSLAEGPGDPLKDARHATEVGDFRLIWSSSMGGTSPIGLSCRFPDMHPSTMRSPLTLAVKGYSDVIAACASTPNGCEIEQRWHPYAAAYNRAIVADGRFPYADLCMGNLGNKDNAHRGSLLEPGLLTAGRLIESDKPRTLAEAVRRGAPQAMSRWIAKADRSTLDRADDFGLTPLAWAAIQGRTEAAGRLIARGADPMSGCAPVRGFAHTVPLKIALQLGRDDIVALMLRPEVEARIRPWPQPLMEAAVAGNHVALVRRMLREEHDEPAIARLLVRARENGSSDMIAALSESGAEAKRAMLDIAASKGNVALLREAIAMKAPVSVGPGSRHSPLGSAVQSGSETTDQIVSLLLDGGADPNSPATWSTRIGHRTGSPPSTALQILVATAQRPLRGHTDHNAQLMAAQFRALGLLLEAGASVSGTEEDGRPLVVLLVAGRFGSNGSGDQLPIEWLDRLAAAGMDVNAVWQGSSALDWLDKLHQSDSAMARALSGRGVRRVKPVPDRARY; this comes from the coding sequence TGACGGCACAAGCCCGTGCCCGGCGAGCATATTGGAACGGGTGCCTGCGCTACGAGGACGAGGCCGTTCGCGCGCAAGCTCCGGCTCAGATCGCGGCCTATCAGCGGATCGAGCGGAGTCTTGCGGAGGGACCTGGCGATCCCTTGAAGGACGCACGTCATGCAACCGAGGTCGGCGATTTCCGATTGATCTGGTCGAGTTCGATGGGCGGAACCTCACCGATCGGATTGTCATGTCGCTTTCCCGACATGCATCCGTCGACGATGCGATCGCCGCTGACCTTGGCGGTGAAAGGCTACAGCGACGTGATCGCTGCTTGCGCTTCAACGCCTAACGGGTGCGAGATCGAGCAACGCTGGCACCCCTACGCGGCGGCCTATAACCGCGCAATCGTAGCTGACGGCCGGTTTCCCTATGCCGATCTTTGCATGGGCAATCTTGGAAACAAAGATAACGCTCATCGGGGAAGCTTGCTTGAACCGGGCCTGTTGACCGCGGGGCGCCTGATCGAATCCGACAAACCGCGAACACTGGCGGAAGCCGTGAGGCGAGGTGCTCCGCAAGCAATGTCGCGATGGATCGCTAAGGCCGATCGCTCGACACTCGATCGCGCTGATGATTTCGGCCTTACCCCGCTCGCCTGGGCGGCAATCCAGGGGCGTACCGAGGCTGCGGGGAGGCTCATCGCACGTGGGGCCGATCCGATGAGCGGATGTGCACCGGTGCGTGGCTTCGCACACACGGTGCCGCTCAAAATCGCGCTGCAACTCGGACGCGACGATATTGTCGCTCTGATGCTACGTCCCGAAGTCGAGGCGCGCATTCGACCCTGGCCACAACCCTTGATGGAAGCGGCCGTCGCGGGCAATCATGTGGCTTTAGTTAGGCGAATGCTTCGCGAGGAGCACGATGAGCCGGCAATAGCACGATTGCTGGTGAGAGCTCGCGAGAATGGCTCGTCGGACATGATCGCTGCTCTGAGCGAGAGCGGCGCCGAGGCGAAGAGAGCTATGCTCGACATAGCCGCAAGCAAGGGTAATGTAGCCCTACTCCGCGAAGCCATTGCAATGAAGGCACCGGTAAGCGTGGGGCCGGGTTCACGGCACTCGCCGCTCGGCTCCGCCGTACAGAGCGGCAGCGAGACGACTGATCAGATCGTTTCCCTGTTGCTCGATGGCGGCGCTGATCCCAACAGCCCCGCGACTTGGAGCACCCGCATCGGCCATCGGACGGGATCGCCACCAAGCACGGCCTTGCAAATCCTCGTGGCGACCGCGCAACGTCCGCTGCGCGGACATACGGACCACAACGCTCAACTCATGGCCGCTCAATTTCGCGCGTTAGGTCTTTTGCTTGAAGCCGGCGCCTCAGTGAGCGGCACAGAGGAGGACGGCAGGCCGCTCGTTGTCCTGCTCGTTGCGGGACGCTTTGGATCGAATGGATCTGGCGACCAGCTACCGATTGAGTGGCTCGACCGCCTTGCTGCTGCTGGGATGGATGTGAACGCAGTTTGGCAAGGTAGTAGCGCGCTGGACTGGCTCGACAAGCTCCACCAGAGCGATAGCGCCATGGCTCGAGCGCTATCCGGCCGCGGCGTGAGACGAGTAAAACCGGTGCCTGACCGCGCACGGTACTAA